The following are encoded together in the Oscarella lobularis chromosome 10, ooOscLobu1.1, whole genome shotgun sequence genome:
- the LOC136191769 gene encoding uncharacterized protein codes for MNDLIEIAEKQVIGESKEKTGVLLLLLKSLEFDANNLESEAFIEATVGGHFLSRCPTNSLPCAKHALLTVDPDARSSDFVRLGLTKLSEFGNDFENLAKGDVECNFAETSELQRNVELRNSSNEVVATVDLFVKFFDGSFGYSHKPTFRSTDEVRYCLFPRIISTDPRLDHNGRVLSELEVSTSFLAVHVD; via the exons ATGAATGATTTGATAGAAATCGCTGAAAAACAAGTCATTGgagaatcaaaagaaaaaacag GCGTTTTGCTTCTACTGCTAAAATCGCTCGAATTTGATGCAAA TAATCTAGAGTCGGAAGCCTTCATTGAAGCGACTGTAGGAGGTCACTTCCTGTCCCGTTGCCCAACCAACTCTTTACCATGCGCGAAACACGCCTTATTAACT GTCGACCCAGACGCGAGAAGTTCCGATTTTGTCCGACTAGGCCTTACAAAACTATCGGAATTCGGCAatgattttgaaaatttaGCGAAAGGTGACGTAGAATGTAACTTCGCTGAG ACTAGCGAATTGCAAAGAAATGTGGAGCTGCGCAATTCCAGCAACGAG GTAGTAGCAACCGTGGATCTCTTCGTCAAATTCTTTGACGGATCGTTTGGCTACTCTCACAAA CCAACCTTTAGATCTACCGACGAAGTACGTTACTGTCTCTTTCCACGAATAATATCAACTGATCCAAGATTGGATCATAACGGGCGAGTTTTGTCAGAACTAGAAGTTTCTACGTCTTTTCTAGCTGTCCATGTAGACTAA
- the LOC136191751 gene encoding elongation factor 2b-like — translation MVRFTIDQVREIMDKRANIRNMSVIAHVDHGKSTLTDSLVSKAGIIADSRAGDTRYTDTRKDEQERCITIKSTAISLYYEMADKDLDWVVQQRDGKGFLINLIDSPGHVDFSSEVTAALRVTDGALVVVDCVSGVCVQTETVLRQAIAERIKPVVFMNKMDRALLELQLEQEDLYQTFQRIVESINAIIATYGDEDGPMGDIMVDPVRGTVGFGSGLHGWAFSLKEFSEIYAAKLKIEPKKLMRRFWGDNFYNPKTKKWTSSQDEGSIRGFNQFVLDPIFKMFDAVMNLKKDLTAKLLEKLNIKLSADDRDKEGKPLLKAIMRQWLPAGDTLLGMITIHLPSPITAQKYRMEMLYEGPHDDAVAVAIKNCDPKGHLMMYISKMVPTSDKGRFYAFGRVFAGTVATGMKCRIMGPNYTPGKKEDLYQKNIQRTILMMGRYVEPIEDVPCGNIVGLVGVDQYLVKTGTITTFEHAHNLKVMKFSVSPVVRVAVEAKNPSDLPKLVEGLKRLSKSDPMVQCIIEESGEHIVAGAGELHLEICLKDLEEDHACIPLKKSDPVVSYRESVSEESDRMCLSKSPNKHNRLFLKAAPLPDGVPEAIDAGDITPRQDPKTRARFLADKFDWDVTEARKIWCFGPEASGANLLVDCTKGVQYLNEIKDSVVAGFQWATKEGPLCEENVRAVRFNIHDVTLHTDAIHRGGGQIIPTARRVLYACMLTAKPRLLEPIYLVEIQCPEVAVGGIYGVLNRRRGHVFEEARVSGTPMFVVKANLPVNESFGFTADLRSQTGGQAFPQCVFDHWSLMPGDPFEPTSKPFGIVSVTRKRKGLSENVPPLEKFFDKL, via the exons ATG GTGCGCTTTACTATCGACCAG GTACGCGAAATCATGGACAAGCGAGCGAACATTCGCAACATGTCCGTCATCGCTCACGTCGATCACGGCAAATCGACGCTGACCGATTCGCTCGTCAGCAAAGCGGGCATCATCGCCGATTCGCGCGCGGGCGACACGCGCTACACGGACACGCGCAAAGACGAACAGGAACGTTGCATTACAATCAAGTCGAC CGCAATTTCACTCTACTACGAAATGGCCGACAAGGATCTCGATTGGGTGGTACAGCAGCGCGACGGAAAGGGCTTTCTCATCAATCTCATTGATTCTCCGGGTCACGTGGACTTCTCCTCCGAAGTGACGGCGGCCCTACGCGTCACGGACggcgctctcgtcgtcgtcgattgcgtCAGCG GCGTTTGCGTTCAAACGGAAACGGTTCTGCGTCAGGCGATCGCCGAACGCATCAAACCGGTCGTCTTCATGAATAAAATGGATCGCGCTCTTCTGGAGCTGCAGCTCGAGCAGGAAGATCTCTATCAGACGTTTCAGCGCATCGTCGAGAGCATCAACGCTATTATTGCGAcgtacggcgacgaggacggACCCATGGGCGACATCATGGTCGATCCCGTTCGGGGAACGGTCGGATTCGGATCCGGTCTTCACGGCTGGGCCTTTTCGCTCAAGGAGTTCTCCGAGATCTATGCGGCGAAGTTGAAAATCGAGCCGAAGAAGTTGATGCGTCGTTTCTGGGGCGACAATTTCTATAatccgaagacgaagaagtggaCCAGCTCGCAGGATGAGGGATCCATTCGCGGGTTCAATCAATTTGTGCTTGATCCCATATTCAAG ATGTTTGACGCTGTGATGAATCTGAAGAAAGACTTGACAGCGAAGCTGCTCGAAAAACTCAACATCAAATTGTCGGCTGACGATCGA gataAGGAAGGAAAGCCTTTGCTGAAGGCGATTATGCGCCAGTGGCTTCCTGCTGGCGATACGCTCCTTGGAATGATAACCATTCACCTGCCGTCTCCAATCACAGCTCAGAAGTACAGAATGGAAATGCTGTACGAAGGTCCTCATGACGATGCCGTTGCCGTTGCCATCAAGAACTGTGACCCGAAG GGTCATTTGATGATGTACATTTCCAAGATGGTGCCCACGTCCGACAAGGGTCGCTTCTACGCCTTcggtcgcgttttcgcgGGCACTGTTGCCACGGGAATGAAGTGTCGCATCATGGGACCGAATTACACGCCcggaaagaaagaggatCTCTACCAGAAGAACATTCAAAG AACCATTCTGATGATGGGTCGCTACGTGGAGCCAATCGAAGACGTGCCCTGCGGAAATATTGTTGGCTTGGTGGGCGTCGATCAATATCTTGTCAAGACGGGAACCATAACAACGTTTGAGCACGCTCACAATCTGAAG gtgatGAAATTCTCCGTTTCTCCCGTTGTGCGCGTTGCCGTGGAAGCGAAAAATCCGAGCGATTTGCCCAAGCTCGTCGAAGGATTGAAGCGTCTCTCGAAATCTGATCCCATGGTGCAATGCATCATcgaagaaagcggcgagCACATCGTCGCTGGTGCCGGCGAACTTCACTTGGAAATCTGCTTGAAAGACTTGGAAGAGGATCATGCCTGCATTCCTCTCAAg AAATCTGACCCGGTTGTGAGCTATCGCGAGTCGGTGAGCGAGGAGTCGGATCGAATGTGCCTGTCAAAGTCTCCCAACAAGCACAATCGTCTCTTCCTCAAAGCGGCGCCTCTTCCTGACGGTGTGCCTGAGGCAATCGATGCTGGTGACATCACGCCGAGACAGGATCCGAAAACAAGAGCAAG GTTCTTGGCTGACAAATTCGACTGGGACGTGACCGAAGCGAGAAAAATCTGGTGCTTCGGACCAGAAGCATCCGGTGCCAATCTCCTCGTCGATTGCACGAAAGGAGTCCAGTATCTCAACGAAATCAAGGATTCGGTTGTAGCCGGTTTTCAATGGGCAACAAAAGAA gGCCCCCTGTGCGAGGAAAACGTTCGCGCCGTGCGCTTCAACATCCACGACGTCACTCTTCACACCGACGCTATCCatcgcggcggcggtcaAATCATTCCGACAGCGCGACGCGTTCTCTACGCTTGCATGCTCACGGCCAAGCCGAGACTCTTGGAACCCATCTACCTCGTGGAAATCCAG TGCCCCGAAGTGGCCGTCGGTGGAATTTACGGCGTTTTGAACAGACGACGAGGTCACGTTTTTGAAGAGGCGCGCGTCTCTGGGACTCCCATGTTTGTCGTGAAGGCCAACTTGCCTGTGAACGAGTCGTTTG GTTTCACCGCTGATTTGCGTTCGCAGACGGGCGGTCAGGCGTTTCCGCAGTGCGTCTTCGATCATTGGAGTCTGATGCCCGGCGATCCGTTTgagccgacgtcgaagccgtTTGGAATTGTGTCCGTGACCCGGAAACGCAAGGGCTTGTCCGAGAACGTGCCGCCCTTGGAGAAATTCTTCGACAAATTGTGA
- the LOC136191765 gene encoding pro-cathepsin H-like, with protein MASRLPFLLAFAIALGPVCAQDVRSESFLKWMKEHNKSYETKEELLKREKIFERNLAEINEHNAKNGTSYERGLNAFSDMEFEEFKKFYLITSPQNCSATNHQGLHVGYHANLPRSIDWRTRGIVTPVKNQGRCGSCWTFSTTGALECHHALATGDLVSLSEQNLVDCAGNFDNNGCDGGLPSHAFEYIHYNKGIESEEDYPYVGKDSKCKFNLSKVAATVKSSFNITKGDEEEIVRCVALNGPVSIAYDVVKDFSSYKKGVYKSDECHKDASSVNHAVLAVGYGETDDGQKYWIVKNSWGASWGMNGYFWMERGTNMCGLAECASYPIV; from the exons ATGGCCAGTCGACTGCCGTTCCTTTTGGCGTTTGCAATTGCTCTAGGACCCGTTT GTGCGCAGGATGTCCGCAGCGAATCGTTTCTGAAGTGGATGAAAGAG CACAATAAGAGCTACGAAACAAAGGAAGAGCTGCTGAAGCGCGAGAAAATTTTCGAGAGAAATCTCGCTGAAATTAACGAACACAACGCCAAAAATGGAACCAGTTACGAAA GAGGCTTGAATGCCTTCTCGGATATGGAATTTGAGGAATTCAAGAAATTTTATCTTATCACAAGCCCTCAG AATTGCTCAGCAACGAATCACCAAGGACTCCACGTTGGTTATCACGCAAACTTGCCGAGGTCAATTGATTGGAGGACAAGAGGCATTGTCACGCCTGTAAAGAACCAG GGGAGGTGTGGAAGTTGCTGGACATTTTCCACAACTGGTGCTTTGGAATGCCATCATGCTTTGGCAACAGGAGATCTGGTGTCATTG TCTGAGCAGAATTTGGTTGATTGTGCCGGTAATTTTGATAACAACGGATGTGACGG AGGTTTGCCTTCTCACGCTTTTGAGTACATTCATTACAACAAAGGCATTGAATCAGAGGAAGACTATCCTTACGTAGGCAAG GATTCCAAGTGTAAGTTCAATCTCAGCAAAGTTGCTGCTACTGTTAAATCTTCATTCAACATTACCAAA GGAGATGAAGAGGAAATAGTTAGATGTGTTGCATTGAATGGACCAGTCAGCATTGCTTACGACGTAGTGAAAGACTTCTCGAGCTACAAAAAAGGCGTGTATAAGAG CGACGAATGTCACAAAGACGCATCATCAGTCAATCACGCTG TTCTTGCCGTCGGCTATGGCGAAACGGATGACGGACAGAAGTACTGGATTGTGAAGAATTCTTGGGGTGCATCATGGGGAATGAACGG GTATTTTTGGATGGAACGAGGAACGAATATGTGTGGCTTGGCAGAATGTGCTTCCTATCCTATTGTCTAA